In a genomic window of Terriglobales bacterium:
- a CDS encoding response regulator → MDEERCRILILDTDELALISLEHALEDAGFDTCTTWDAVEARQLLEKQQFDLLIVSDHPPELSAARILREFQASKRCGGCLVLKPDPGDSDAEQLRNLGAIDVIAKRDQFSLLQQARKHSHFPVLEATISGPQPSAEVGRECSPHAGGAGHLAKTA, encoded by the coding sequence ATGGACGAAGAGCGCTGCCGGATTCTCATCCTCGACACCGATGAGCTCGCGCTCATTAGCCTCGAGCATGCCTTAGAAGACGCGGGCTTTGATACCTGCACTACTTGGGATGCGGTCGAGGCCCGGCAGCTCCTGGAAAAACAACAGTTCGATCTCCTGATTGTCAGTGATCACCCACCCGAGCTCAGCGCTGCGCGGATCTTGCGCGAGTTTCAAGCGAGCAAACGCTGTGGTGGTTGCCTGGTTTTAAAGCCGGACCCTGGCGATTCGGATGCGGAGCAACTTAGAAACTTGGGTGCGATTGATGTGATCGCGAAGCGCGATCAGTTCAGTCTGCTGCAGCAAGCGCGAAAACACTCGCATTTCCCAGTCTTGGAAGCCACAATCTCTGGACCTCAGCCCAGCGCGGAGGTTGGCCGCGAATGTTCTCCACATGCCGGTGGGGCGGGTCATCTTGCCAAAACCGCCTGA
- a CDS encoding VOC family protein has product MAKVTAKKKAGTVDKARKSASKKARKTGHSVVKGPARQPEAQVGGDKLTFNHAMVYARDVQRALGFYRDLLGFKLVDEFRHEDKPVYARLRAPGGDATIALHLAGPGTPLASDGVRLYFEIKEVDAFCRKLQAKGFYMTQMPRMMPWGWRHAYLNDPDGHEISLYWAGENRMKKTVLRTAKEVDKAPAAKGR; this is encoded by the coding sequence ATGGCGAAAGTTACCGCGAAGAAAAAGGCGGGTACCGTAGACAAGGCGAGGAAATCCGCGTCGAAGAAGGCCAGGAAAACTGGGCATTCGGTGGTGAAAGGACCGGCACGGCAACCGGAAGCGCAAGTGGGCGGCGATAAGCTGACCTTCAATCATGCGATGGTGTATGCAAGAGACGTGCAGCGCGCGCTCGGGTTTTATCGCGACCTGTTGGGATTCAAATTGGTGGACGAGTTCCGCCATGAAGACAAGCCCGTGTATGCACGACTGCGTGCGCCTGGCGGCGATGCCACCATCGCATTGCACTTGGCCGGGCCGGGAACACCGCTGGCCAGTGACGGGGTGCGGCTGTACTTCGAGATCAAAGAAGTCGACGCCTTCTGCCGCAAGCTGCAAGCCAAGGGCTTCTACATGACACAGATGCCGCGCATGATGCCGTGGGGGTGGCGTCACGCTTACCTGAACGATCCCGATGGCCACGAGATCAGCCTCTACTGGGCGGGAGAGAATCGCATGAAGAAGACCGTCCTGCGCACCGCAAAAGAAGTGGACAAGGCACCGGCTGCGAAGGGGCGATGA
- a CDS encoding helix-turn-helix domain-containing protein, with protein sequence MLGATRTSVRATVEVAGYALRMESALFSQLLVDTQQLERILRRYAYAFLMQVSQGAACNRLHQTPERLARWLAMGQDRTGSELLPLTHERLAEILGCRRSSVTAAVGLLQQAGAIRCSRGQIRILNRNELERWACECYPILRRLTATSFPGGSTTSRYAG encoded by the coding sequence TTGCTTGGCGCCACTCGCACATCGGTGCGGGCCACTGTCGAGGTCGCGGGATACGCCCTTCGGATGGAGTCGGCCCTCTTCTCCCAGCTCCTGGTAGACACCCAACAGCTTGAACGCATTCTGCGGCGCTATGCTTACGCATTCTTGATGCAGGTATCGCAAGGCGCCGCCTGCAATCGCTTGCACCAGACTCCGGAACGACTGGCTCGTTGGCTGGCGATGGGTCAAGACCGCACCGGGTCAGAACTCCTGCCTCTGACCCACGAGCGCCTTGCTGAAATCCTCGGTTGTCGGCGGTCGTCCGTAACTGCGGCAGTCGGCCTCTTACAGCAAGCAGGGGCAATCCGCTGCAGTCGCGGTCAGATTCGCATTCTCAATCGGAACGAACTGGAGAGGTGGGCATGCGAGTGTTACCCGATTCTGCGCCGTCTGACTGCCACCAGCTTTCCCGGCGGTTCCACCACATCGCGCTATGCCGGCTGA
- a CDS encoding protease pro-enzyme activation domain-containing protein: MAVSKNAHLLPGVTAFACVAALLLLATEGHTQQPLQVLHNHVRPTVASGQAVPMGLLPSTQRMNLAITLPLRNQAGLTNLLARLYDPSSPDYHHFLTVAEFTEQFGPTAEDYQAVVDFATANGFTVTGTHPNRLLVDISGTVAQVELAFHVAMTNYQHPTENRMFYSPDREPSVDLSVPVAHIAGLNNFSKPRPKSRRSLGGQAIQGNAGSGPGGAYLGGDMRAAYYGGTTLTGTGQAVGLVEFDGYDPNDVTASFAGQPYTVPINNVLIDGASGASDGNDAEQVLDIMQAIAMAPGMSQVRVYIAPGTTFIGVGDVDIFNKMATENIAKQLSCSWGWTPADPSVNDPIFQEFAAQGQNLFVASGDSGAYTGSNNRDYSYPAEDPYVVAVGGTDLITNGSGGPWESETAWADSGGGPSDDGYAIPSWQIGVANSSNKASTSKRNIPDVAAEANFDNYVCSQGSCAGDWGGTSFAAPRWAGFLALINQQAVATGHSILGFINPAIYAAGQSANYTSDFHDITSGNNNNGRGKSYNAVVGYDLVTGWGSPNGQNLINTLAGSASPSFTLSASPGSVTITQGAVGGSTTITVNGQNGFGDTVSLQASGVPSGVTASFNPTSTSSTSVLTLTASASATTGTVTVTIKGTSGGLVANATLSLTVNAAATPDFTIAASPASVTVTQGSNGTSTITISSQNGFSGATTLSATGLPTGVTAGYSSNPVTPPANGSTNATLTFTASATATLGTTNITVTGTSGALSHSTSIALTVNSTAAPQTALYNSALRAPQCATVGSSCDSGPTLLLGRGNMSGGAESHQPNTIAASCADGSAGVFHSDESNDRIVIASSNGGPLTHGTSATVTATVWAWSGFTSDALDLYYASNANSPSWVFIATIVPTKAGAQNLSATFTLPAGSLQAVRAQFRYQGRASSCTTGSYNDRDDLMFAVQ; the protein is encoded by the coding sequence ATGGCTGTGAGTAAAAATGCCCACCTTCTGCCCGGAGTAACCGCTTTCGCCTGCGTCGCTGCGCTCCTGTTGCTGGCAACCGAAGGCCACACCCAGCAACCGTTACAGGTATTGCACAATCACGTTCGCCCAACGGTTGCCAGCGGGCAGGCGGTGCCGATGGGTTTGCTGCCATCCACTCAGCGCATGAACCTGGCTATCACGCTGCCGCTTCGCAACCAGGCCGGCCTTACCAACTTGTTGGCTCGGCTTTACGACCCGTCCAGCCCGGATTACCACCATTTCCTCACTGTGGCCGAGTTCACAGAACAGTTTGGCCCCACGGCAGAGGATTACCAGGCGGTGGTCGATTTCGCCACCGCCAACGGTTTCACTGTAACCGGTACGCATCCCAATCGCTTGCTGGTGGATATCAGTGGCACGGTGGCGCAAGTTGAGCTGGCCTTTCATGTCGCGATGACTAACTATCAGCATCCTACGGAGAACCGCATGTTCTATTCTCCGGATCGTGAACCCTCAGTGGATTTGAGCGTGCCAGTGGCGCACATCGCCGGTCTGAACAATTTCTCTAAACCCCGCCCCAAGTCGAGGCGGTCCCTGGGGGGGCAAGCGATACAGGGCAACGCCGGCTCCGGCCCAGGGGGTGCATACCTTGGCGGTGACATGCGGGCAGCTTACTATGGCGGCACCACCCTCACCGGCACGGGCCAGGCGGTTGGGCTAGTAGAGTTTGACGGCTATGACCCAAATGACGTGACGGCGAGTTTTGCCGGACAACCCTACACCGTCCCCATCAACAACGTACTAATCGATGGCGCAAGCGGAGCGTCCGACGGCAATGATGCCGAACAAGTGCTGGACATTATGCAAGCTATTGCCATGGCCCCGGGGATGTCCCAGGTTCGCGTCTATATTGCCCCTGGCACTACGTTCATAGGCGTGGGGGACGTCGACATCTTCAACAAGATGGCAACGGAGAATATTGCCAAGCAACTGAGTTGCTCGTGGGGCTGGACTCCCGCTGACCCCAGCGTGAACGATCCCATATTCCAGGAGTTTGCGGCCCAGGGACAGAATCTATTCGTCGCCTCAGGGGATTCCGGGGCCTACACCGGATCGAATAACCGCGACTACAGCTATCCGGCAGAAGACCCTTACGTGGTAGCGGTCGGCGGTACCGACCTGATTACGAACGGCAGCGGCGGCCCCTGGGAATCGGAAACGGCGTGGGCAGACAGCGGCGGAGGCCCCAGCGACGATGGCTATGCCATACCCAGCTGGCAAATTGGAGTAGCCAATTCATCCAATAAAGCTTCCACCAGCAAGCGCAATATTCCGGATGTGGCGGCAGAGGCCAACTTCGACAACTACGTCTGCAGCCAAGGTTCGTGTGCCGGAGACTGGGGCGGCACCAGCTTTGCTGCACCGCGCTGGGCCGGCTTTCTTGCCCTCATCAATCAGCAGGCTGTGGCTACCGGACACTCGATTCTGGGCTTTATCAATCCCGCCATCTACGCCGCTGGGCAGAGCGCAAATTACACGAGCGACTTCCACGACATCACCAGCGGGAATAACAATAACGGCAGAGGAAAATCCTACAACGCCGTAGTTGGCTATGATCTGGTGACGGGATGGGGGAGCCCGAATGGACAGAACCTGATCAACACGCTGGCCGGATCGGCGTCGCCAAGCTTTACGTTGTCTGCTTCACCTGGCAGTGTGACCATCACGCAGGGCGCGGTAGGTGGTAGCACGACGATCACAGTGAACGGTCAGAATGGATTTGGCGACACAGTGAGTCTCCAGGCGTCTGGCGTGCCCAGCGGTGTGACTGCATCCTTCAATCCAACCAGCACCTCCAGCACCAGCGTGTTGACCTTGACGGCGAGCGCCTCGGCTACTACTGGAACCGTCACCGTAACCATCAAGGGGACCTCGGGAGGCCTGGTCGCAAATGCCACTCTCTCTCTCACGGTGAATGCCGCTGCGACACCGGATTTCACCATCGCTGCCTCGCCCGCTTCCGTGACGGTAACCCAAGGTAGCAACGGAACCAGCACCATCACCATCTCCAGCCAGAACGGCTTCAGTGGCGCAACCACCCTAAGCGCTACCGGCCTGCCCACCGGCGTGACGGCAGGCTATTCGAGCAATCCGGTCACCCCGCCGGCTAACGGCAGCACGAACGCGACCTTAACGTTCACCGCTTCCGCCACGGCGACCCTCGGAACCACCAACATAACTGTGACTGGAACCTCCGGCGCACTGAGCCACAGTACCAGCATTGCCTTGACGGTGAATTCAACCGCTGCGCCGCAAACCGCGTTGTACAACTCCGCGCTCAGGGCTCCGCAGTGCGCAACCGTCGGCAGCTCGTGTGACTCTGGCCCTACGCTGCTGCTAGGACGCGGCAACATGTCGGGCGGGGCGGAATCCCATCAGCCGAACACCATCGCCGCGTCCTGCGCTGATGGCAGCGCCGGAGTATTTCACTCCGACGAGTCCAACGACCGTATCGTGATTGCTTCCAGCAACGGTGGCCCGCTGACTCACGGTACAAGCGCGACGGTCACGGCAACCGTTTGGGCCTGGAGCGGCTTTACTTCCGACGCACTCGACCTCTACTATGCGTCCAACGCCAACAGCCCCTCGTGGGTCTTCATCGCTACCATTGTGCCCACCAAGGCTGGCGCGCAGAACTTGTCCGCAACATTCACGCTCCCCGCTGGTAGCCTTCAGGCGGTTCGCGCCCAGTTCCGCTATCAGGGAAGAGCGTCCTCGTGTACGACGGGCTCTTACAACGATCGCGATGATCTGATGTTTGCAGTGCAGTAA